In one Pseudomonas hydrolytica genomic region, the following are encoded:
- a CDS encoding ATP-binding cassette domain-containing protein gives MIRLQNLTLQRGPQRLLEGAELTLHAGQKVGLIGANGAGKSSLFALLRGELGPDAGDCQLPPDWRIAHMRQEVDNLERLAVDYVLDGDVHLRAIQAELARAEAAHDGSAIARLHSELDIAQGYSADSRARKLLAGLGFTSEQMDRRVGDFSGGWRMRLNLAQALMCPSELLLLDEPTNHLDLDAILWLEEWLKGYPGTLLLISHDRDFLDAVVDHVAHLEQQKLTLYRGGYSAFERTRAERLAQQQQAYEKQQAQRAHMEDFIRRFKAKATKARQAQSRIKALERLEELAPAHVDSPFDFVFREADKVSSPLLNLSEARLGYGDKTVLEKVKLSLAPGARIGLLGPNGAGKSTLIKTLAGDLAVLGGELARGENLAIGYFAQHQLDALDPKASPLLHLQRLAPSEREQTLRDFIGGFDFRGERCDEPVLNFSGGEKARLALALIAWQKPNLLLLDEPTNHLDLEMRLALTMALQEFAGAVLVVSHDRHLLKSTTDEFLLVADGRIQPFEGDLDDYARWLIDFRARQQPVAAPAAGAEKTDKRAQRQAAAALRQQLAPHKKQADKLEQELGKVQERLATVETQLGDSGLYESARKDELRERLAEQAQLKAREAELEEAWLLALETLEALQQQLEEAE, from the coding sequence ATGATCCGACTCCAGAACCTCACTCTACAGCGTGGTCCGCAACGCCTGCTCGAAGGCGCCGAGCTGACCCTGCACGCCGGCCAGAAAGTCGGTCTGATCGGTGCCAATGGCGCCGGCAAATCCAGCCTGTTCGCCCTGCTGCGCGGTGAGCTCGGCCCCGACGCGGGCGACTGCCAGCTGCCGCCGGACTGGCGCATCGCCCATATGCGCCAGGAGGTGGACAACCTCGAGCGTCTGGCGGTGGACTACGTGCTCGATGGCGATGTGCACCTGCGCGCGATCCAGGCCGAACTGGCCAGGGCCGAGGCCGCCCACGACGGCAGCGCCATCGCCCGTCTGCACAGCGAACTGGACATTGCCCAGGGCTACAGCGCCGATTCGCGTGCGCGCAAGCTGCTGGCCGGCCTGGGCTTTACCAGCGAGCAGATGGACAGGCGCGTCGGCGACTTCTCCGGGGGCTGGCGCATGCGCCTGAACCTGGCTCAGGCACTGATGTGCCCCTCCGAGCTGCTGCTGCTCGACGAGCCGACCAACCACCTCGACCTCGACGCCATCCTCTGGCTGGAGGAGTGGCTCAAGGGCTATCCCGGCACGTTGCTGCTGATCTCCCACGACCGTGATTTCCTCGATGCCGTGGTCGACCATGTGGCGCACCTGGAGCAGCAGAAGCTGACCCTCTACCGCGGCGGCTACTCGGCCTTCGAGCGCACCCGCGCCGAGCGTCTGGCGCAGCAGCAGCAGGCGTACGAGAAGCAGCAGGCGCAGCGTGCGCACATGGAAGACTTCATTCGCCGCTTCAAGGCCAAGGCGACCAAGGCACGCCAGGCACAGAGCCGCATCAAGGCGCTGGAGCGCCTGGAGGAGCTGGCCCCGGCCCATGTCGATTCGCCCTTCGACTTCGTCTTCCGCGAGGCGGACAAGGTCTCCAGCCCGCTGCTCAACCTGTCCGAGGCGCGCCTGGGTTACGGCGACAAGACGGTGCTGGAGAAGGTCAAGCTGAGCCTGGCACCCGGTGCACGTATCGGCCTGCTCGGCCCCAACGGCGCGGGCAAGTCGACCCTGATCAAGACCCTGGCCGGCGACCTGGCCGTGCTCGGCGGTGAGCTGGCCCGTGGCGAGAACCTGGCCATCGGCTACTTCGCCCAGCATCAGCTCGATGCCCTGGACCCCAAGGCCAGCCCGCTGCTGCATCTGCAGCGCCTGGCGCCGAGCGAGCGCGAGCAGACCCTGCGCGACTTCATCGGCGGCTTCGATTTCCGTGGCGAGCGCTGCGACGAGCCGGTGCTGAATTTCTCCGGCGGCGAGAAGGCACGCCTGGCCCTGGCACTGATCGCCTGGCAGAAGCCCAACCTGCTGTTGCTGGACGAACCGACCAACCACCTCGATCTGGAAATGCGCCTGGCGCTGACCATGGCCCTGCAGGAATTCGCCGGGGCGGTGCTGGTGGTCTCCCACGACCGTCACCTGCTGAAGAGCACCACCGACGAGTTCCTTCTGGTGGCCGACGGGCGCATCCAGCCGTTCGAGGGCGACCTGGACGACTATGCGCGTTGGCTGATCGATTTTCGCGCCCGCCAGCAGCCGGTCGCAGCGCCGGCCGCCGGTGCCGAGAAGACCGACAAGCGCGCCCAGCGCCAGGCTGCCGCGGCGCTGCGCCAGCAACTGGCGCCGCACAAGAAGCAGGCCGACAAGCTCGAGCAGGAGCTGGGCAAGGTGCAGGAAAGGCTCGCTACCGTGGAAACCCAGCTGGGCGACAGTGGCCTGTACGAGTCCGCACGCAAGGATGAGCTGCGCGAGCGCCTGGCCGAGCAGGCGCAGCTCAAGGCGCGCGAGGCCGAGCTGGAGGAAGCCTGGCTGCTGGCCCTGGAAACCCTGGAGGCGTTGCAGCAGCAACTGGAGGAGGCTGAGTGA